The Brassica napus cultivar Da-Ae chromosome C7, Da-Ae, whole genome shotgun sequence genomic interval TCTTGGAATtacaaaaacctaaaaaaatttaaaataaatcaaaagcacAAGAATATTAAACTGAATCCAACTTTGCATATTATactaactaggtgttttgcccgcaatGCGGACTTAaacatttcataatttttaaaaagttatttgtACACTATctttattatactaaaataaatcttaaaataactcaatattatgttttaattatataattaaataaaattatttgattaatatttaattatataatttatatttttaaatttttactaaaatactttgttcagataacaatacaatatatatatatatattatcctttttttcaattatatttttagattttggataattcatattctatttttaattataaaattaagaattttatttgattaatatttagttatatagtttatttttttaactttttactaaaagaatttttcagataacaatacaaaatatacagaaattatctttttaaaaaattatatttacagattttagataattcttactattattaatattaactaattatctattcaaatcaattaaaatttcgtttttattttttaatttatttatatgttttattcattaagggtataaacaatattaaccactctaacttttaacgtgagagctcgattccaaaaatttacttcgcaaataatagtatagatcaaagtaaataaaaatattgatatatgtataaatatattgttaaataCCTcccataataaataaataaacactcCAAAAGACCAACCATGTTgacaaacaaaacattaatatgtAATGTATAAGATAAGAACATTTCATATCTATTGTTATATTCATTTCTATAATAGAGACAAATATGCTATAGtcaatctttatttttttttctttaaaatagagattgctattttcctataaaataatatttttattataaaatcataatttcttattttcaaatggtattttaactttcaaactttaatataactaaaaaaaatcattttgaaaaatacagcttttataaaaagaaataagaatcacatttttctttatataatagtcttttaaataaattttaattttaaaaaagtaataattctgtgaaattcttgaaaaaaataaagtaaatagagttaatttaaaattgtataaatctTTGGAggcaaatattttgaaatattttagaaatatatttaattcccaataaaatatttagaaaataaaaacaaataaatttttatttatttttaacttaaataacaaaaactttTATTCTTGCAACtgaataataagaataaaaataaaaataccacGATAAAAAATCACgttaacaaacaaatataaatcaaatttattgttattgCTTGTATGCCTCTTCTGAgtattttaatactaaaataaatttaataatttagaaaacaataaatatgcCATGACATATTacgttaaaaacaaatataaataaatttttgctattttttaaacctatttttaatattttagtataatgatatatctaattattatatgtgtatatatactactaattataaaaattaacgaataataaaaaaagatgtagataaacacaaaataaataaatgaaataatatttttcaaatacattttccatttatttatttattagagataattttttaatattaatttgtagtcagttaaataatgaattatacattatttattaaaGGCATCAACGATTTTAATCAGTCTAATTAAAATGGTTTATTAAAAACTAATGACTAACCTAAAATCATGGAtaatatgacaaataaacaaattcAGGATTTAACATGCTTCACTTCATAATTATATTTCAATAGTCTATAATTATTAATCCGCAAGATAAACATCGTGTTGCCAATATATCTTCCAATAAATCAGTTATAATgtttcattatattttgtgaGCAATTTTAGAAATGACgtattaatttatattcgtatttacatcattttttgttgagttatttgtaacttatttgatattaaaaaattatttgatattgtcacataatttcattatttattttcacaAGAGCAACAACAAAATATTCGCATTTGGAAGATATTTTTATCTCTGCGAAATCCTCAAAATCtagttctcaaaaaaaaaaaaatcctcaacATCATTGCCTTTGTCTATCAGACATATTCACAGCCATAAATGGCTATTAAATGACATTACCAACGagtcgtgtgtgtccatgtgacTATGTCTATCAGACATATTCACAGCCATAAATGGCTATTAAATGACATTACCAACGAGTCGTGTGTGTCCTATACTGAGTCATAAAGACGTTGAATGCATAAGAACATCGTTATTCCAAAGATCCATTTAGgatctcttatattttttttaataattttaattagaaaatGTGAGTTAAGAGACAATGTTAAGAGACTCTAGCATTTATATGTTCCAATCCAAATCTCTTGATTTAGGGTTCTTAGATGTCCCTAAGAGGCCCAAACTGCTCAAACGACCTCCTGAGATCTTCTTGCctgaaaagaaaaggaagagaagttagagagagagtaaaatttgcaaaaaagcaaaaaaaaaaaaaaaaagaataaagatCGGAGTCATAGTCAACTAATACAGAGAACTATGGTTTTCATGAACGATGAACCGCAAAAACGTAAGAGTACAAGATAGCTTTGATGACATACATTAACTTTCTTAAAGTATCCACAGTACATAAAAGAGAACATCATGACTAGATATGAGGTATCCAAACAATCATAAGCGGGGAAGAGAATAGCCGAAGAAGGGAGTTGTAGAGAAATCAAGTATGAATATACCTGCAGTCATAGCGTAGATTGCGAACCAAAAGACTGGTCGGGAGGTCCACACTACGACCTCCATAACGGCCTCCTCTAGGGCTTGGGCTTGTTCGACCCCTCCTCCCATAACCCCTTGGTGGTGATGGAGTGTAGCTCCTTCCCCTCATTGCGGCAAGCTACAACATCCACCCTGCATCAAACCCAAATAGGAGCTTAATAATAGCAGCTTATGATACAAAAACCGTGTCTCTTGTATTCTTTGATAGACAAAAACATGCCAAGTATAAGTTAAGAGAAATCAATAAACAAAAGGATGCATTACTCTGCATATCTATGCTTACTTACTCTACACTGATTACTATCAAACATAATCAAACCAAGCATCAAAGAAGAGAGCACTGTAACTGCAAAAATAATGAAGCTGAATACTCTAATAAACACCCTATAACTCGAAGACCTCTTGCAAAACTAACTTCATCTTCCCTGGAATGACAGCATAAGCCTTTCCACAACtgaaatataaagtttttgttATTCTATGGCCAAGAAACAAAAGGATAGAAGCAAAAAACTCTATCCCACATGTATTTCGTTTTACAGGAACTAAACAAGCCTATGCTCAGAATCAGTTCAAGCACAAAGCGAGGCAGAGAGAGCTCTTCTAATACGGATCTCTAAAAACAAACTTGAATTACTGaagcaaaaaaaatctaatcccACATGAACTACCAaccaacaaaaacaaacattGCTTTATACATATGCTTCAACGAGGATGCGAACTCTTCTCCAGCATTGCTAAGACTTTCACATAATTATCATTCTCAAGATCTAATTGCATCTCTCAGTTATCGACCTAAACCAATTGGACTTAACCAAGGTTCAATCAAACAACTTCAGTTGAATAAATCAAAACTATTAAATTAATCTACCAAAACTATGATTCAATCAATGCAACAAATACACAGATACTCAAAAACGTACCTCGTCTTCAGGCTCGCTCAGATTACTATCTTCATTTATCGGACGACTCCTCACTCTCAAATAGAAATCACTCTTCTTGGCACGATGGATGCTAACCTGAATCCAGGAGAATCGCGAACGGCGGCGACGTTCGGAGGCGGAGGCGGAGGCGGAGGCGAAACGGGATCCACCGTTGATTTGCTTGTCTTCGAGGACAGCCACAACGCCGTCGTAGCGGAGAGGAACCGAATCGTCGACTTGAGACTGAATTTTGTTTTCCTCTTGAATTCTTCTCCCACGCGACACAAGAGACGTTTCTTGTGTGACTTAATTAGGAGACGTCGCTTAAGCTAAttcctatttttctttttttttaattaatctaaataatcaatgatgatgatgaatttgGCAGCTGAGGATTACTTGACGAACGAGTACTTAGACAATGTTATAGATTTCATACCGtcgatgaaaaatctaaaattcaaGGACATTCCTAGCTTCATCCGAACCACTAATCCTGATGATATTATGCTTAAATTTGCCCTACGCGAGACCGAGCGATCCAAACGCGCTTCTGCTATCATTCTCAACACATTTGATGATCTCGACCATGATGTCATCCAGTCCATGAACTCCATTTTACCTCCGGTTTATCCAGTTGGACCGCTTCATCTCTTAGCTAACCgggagattgaagaaggcagtGAGCTTGGGAACATGGGATCGAACTTATGGAAAGAGGAGACAGGATGTTTGGATTGGCTCGATACTAAGGCTCCAAACAGCGTTGTTTACGTTAACTTTGGGAGCATAACCGTTATAACTGCGAAGCAGCTTGCCGAATTCGCTTGGGAAGGAGTTTTTATGGGTCATCCGGCCGGACTTAGTAGCTGGAGACGAGGCAATGGTTCCGCCGGAGTTTTTGACGGAGACGGCAGACCGGAGGATGTTGGCAAGTTGGTGTCCTCAGGAGAAAGTTCTTTGCCACCCGGCAATAGGAGGTTTCTTGACGCATTGTGGATGGAACTCGACGTTGGAGAGTCTCTGTGGCGGTGTTCCAATGATATGTTGGCCATTCTTTGCCGACCAGCAAACGAATTGTAAGAACTGTTGTGATGAGTGGGAGGTAGGGATGGAGATTGGGGGAGATGTGAGGAGGGAGGAGATTGAGAAGGTGATTAGAGAGTTGATGGATGGTGAAAAGGGAAAGAAAATGAGAGAGAAGGCCGACGAGTGGGGACGCTTGGCTGAGGCAGCGACTGAGCATGAGCGTGGTTCCTCGGTTGTGAATTTTGAGAAGGTTGTTAAGGTTCTTTTGGACAGAGACCAGaggaataaataaaacataagatGATCACTGAAATGTGTGTTATTAATATAGTGATTTCCAAATATGTATTGTTTTCTTTCCATCGTGTATCTTTGGTGCTTGGTTATTGGTTATTGGTTATTGGATTGATAAATTTCAGACATTCGTAATGACAATATTGATTTGTGTGTGATAGTTTCTTGTTTTCCACATTAATAAGTTTTGCtaacaaaaacattaaataacaaacaaaaaaagaataagtTTGCTGATACATACAAATCTGATAACACCCGTAGGAAGTAGGAACCTATATATTTTGCTGCGTAAAATTCTAACGTTTAGCTTGTAGATAAACATTAGGATAATTTGAGAAATACTATGTAAAATTTGAgaaatacattttaaaacaacattctATTATGTGGCAAGACATTTGGATTCAGGTAAATCGACAAGTTTAAGGCAATATTGTTTTTGATAAGAATGTGAATTTTATTCATGAGAATGTATATCATACAATAACTGAATCAAAAGTTGCATAGGTAATTGGTACCTAAAAgtccaaaaaaattgaaaagattatTTCGCACAAGAGTCTAAGATCCTCCAATCCTAAAATGAAACACGGAGAAAGTTAAACAAGGAAAAGAAATGGAATCTAAAGAGGTGTAGTAGACAATATTGGCACGTTACGTTGTTTTTTGACAACCGACACATTGTGTCGTCCAGAAAACACATCGTCGTGTCGCCttagtttttataaaatggcGTTTGTCAAAGCTTAGGCGAACGAAAAAGATCACATTAATCTTGGCGGCCGAGGAAGAGAAAATGGAATCTCATGCCATTGATAGCAGACAAAAACCACATGTAGCTTTCGTGCCTTACCCGGCCCAAGGCCACATCAATCCCATGCTAAAACTGGCTAAACTTCTCCACGCCAAAGGCATCCAAGTCACCTTCGTCAACACCGTCTACAACCACAATCGACTCCTTCGGTCCCGTGGACCCAACGCTCTTGATGGACTTCCTTCCTTCCGGTTCGAGACCATCCCTGACGGTCTACCGGAGACGGACGTGGAGGCCACGCAGGACATCACTGCCCTTTGCGAGTCCACCATGAAGAACTGTCTAGCTCCGTTCGAGGAGCTTCTCTGGCGGATTAACGCTAGAGATGATGTCCCTCCAGTGAGTTGTATAATATCTGATGATTGTATGAGTTTCACTCTTGATGCTGCAGAGAAGCTTTGCATCCCGCATGTTCTTTTTTGGAGCACAGTGCATGTGGCCTCATGGCTTATCTACACTTTTATCACTTCATCGAAAAGGGTTTATGTCCAGTAAAAGGTACAGGCTCTTACATTAAGTTCAAATGATCCATTGATGTCACAATATCGTATATACTAATAAATGGTTATGAATTTGGCAGATGAGAGTTTTTTGACGAAGGAATACTTGGACACCGCTATAGATTGGATACCTTCGATGAAGAATCTAAAACTAAAAGATGTTCCGAGCTTCATCCGTACCACTGATCGTGATGATATTATGCTTAAGTTTACCCTCCACGAGGTCGAGCGAGCCAAACGCACTTCTGCTATCATTCTCAACACCTTTGATGACCTAGAGCATGATGTTATCCGGTCTATACAACCCATTTTTTCTCCGGTTTATTCTATTGGACCGCTTCATCTTTTAGCTAACCGGGTGATTGAAGATAGTGGTGAGGTAGGAAGGATGGGGTCGAATTTATGGAAAGAGGAGATAGAATGTTTGGCCTGGCTTGATACTAAGGCTCCAGACAGCGTAGTATATGTTAACTTCGGGAGCATAACTGTCACAAGCGCGAAGCAGCTTGCTGAGTTTGCTTTGGGTTTGGCAGGAAGTGGAAAGGAGTTTTTATGGGTGATCCGACCAGATTTAGTGGCTGGAGAGGCTGCGGTGGTTCCACCGGAGTTTTTAGTGGAGACAAGGGACCGTGGCATGATGGCCAGTTGGTGTCCTCAAGAGAAGGTACTTTCCCACCCAGCAGTGGGAGGTTTCTTAACGCATTGCGGGTGGAACTCAATGTTAGAGAGTCTATGTGGCGGTGTACCGATGATATGTTGGCCCTTTTTTGCTGAACAGCCAACGAATTGTAAATTTTGTTGTGATGAGTGGGGAGTAGGGATGGAGATCAGCGAAAATGTAAAGAGGGAGGAGATTGAGACGGTGGTAAAAGAGCTGATGGATGGAGAAAATGGAAGGAAAATGAGAGAGAAGGCCAGGGAATGGCGGCGATTAGCCGAGAAAGCGACAGAAAATAAGTATGGTTCCTCGGTTATAAACTTTGAGACGGTGGTTAGCAAGGTTGTTTTGAGACAGAGATCAGAGGATTAACTAAAACATAAGATGGATATCATAGAAATGTTGCGTATAATGATTGTGTGTAACTGTTTTTCTTGTTTCTATCGTGCGTAATAAATACTAGATTGCCCttaatgaacattatatatatgtttttacatataattaaataaatatatattaaataattaaaaatcagtaactattacttatataattaaattggtctgaacatataaatcaattttattaatccaaacaataatttttttctatttgatagaatatataattaaatttaaatgatattaacacacataatatatttttaatattaatgtctattaaatgatgttttctactcatatggttttttgatcatttgtatctttcttagcaaaaaatttaaattactgataacaaaaatttcattgtatgattaataattttagtaatttctatttttttttaaattaagttgtcaatgtttgttcaaagcttttatcaaaaaaattgctcaaagtaaattttcaaaattataatatttatgtattttatatggtatatagtttaatttaaaacaatatatatatatatatatatatatgtatatatatatgtgtgtatatatatgttttaatattgataattaattaaattaaactttttacttatatgattttgtaatcatttgtattttttataacaaaatttttaaccatagatcacaaaatttgaatgtgagatttttaacagtcttagtaatttatagtcattttaaaaaattgaaaatataacatatacagaaaaatctaaattttattaaatggttaatgtggttttttaatttatattaatataattcaaaattaaacaaatatgatagaagttacactaatttttatcaaatctttattattcaaaatcattaattgtcatatatactttagtcacattaggcaattccgtaatttttagttaaggaaataataaagaacattaataatgaatttattgttagtttaataaaaatcttattatataattagatggatcaacctatttttctaatgattctaagaattatcctagtgatgacatgtggctacaaaaaaaaagttgtaatgtttctcaattaatatatatgagatattCATGGCTGATAAGCAGgattgataaataaataagtattgGTCAATAGCTATATTTGAGTGATTTATAAGTGtttgttaatatgttttaactattttgttgaaatatattttcagaCCTTTGAAGTCATAACCAGACatataaacaattaaacatTGTACCAAAGAagcaaacaaataataataataacaataattatATGGTTCTTATGATTGACGTGACACCACAATATCCCATAACAGAGGGGTTGATTGGTAGAATATGTAGCTTTGAATTTTTTGCTTCAAAATTTAAGCCGTAGATTTTGTGACTTtagctttaaattttattgacgTAGGTttatttcaaagttttaaaaaagcACTAAACATAAAGCTATAGAAAAGTTGGTtctaccgttatatttttttttaaagattttgggctttagctttagtttttattaataaagcTGCTTTGGTTTTATTACTCTAGAAAGAATTAAGGCTGTGTAGAGCACTCACTCACGCCGACACCAATTACCCCCAGACTTTCTGATTGAATCTAATCTTTGTTAACAGCATTTCCTCCTCGCTAATCATAAATCATTACGTCTTGAACAATCCTTTGctcttctttttaatattacaaaaatcCATGGATTCTATTAGAACTGGAAACAGAGACCGACCCATACATAACACTAGGATATTGCCTATGGGCCTCACACGGTACACAGAAAAATTTAGACAGCAGGAGGAGCTTAGCTACCGTTCGGCACTGGCATATGTCACGATTTTGTCCTTATTTTGTGTCTGCTTTTCTTCCTTTGTCCTTCTCTTTTTCATTTGAACTCATTTTCCCTTCTTGTAATCCGCAAAAACCCGAAACAAGATAATAagttttagatttattattCGGCAGAAGCAAACATAGATGCACTGGCACATGCCTTGTCGTCACAAAGATGTAGACTTGTAATTGAAAACGTAATGTTTCGGTTAGAAGGATAAGAATCATTATTTCCTCTTAATGAGGGGATAACGCCTTGAATCTAACTTTTGATAACGATTTCCCCTTTTTAGTACTTTGTTTCTCAAGgtatactatatattgatgggagaaagaagagaatttTCAATTggtatcttttgaaaaataaataaaaagaaataaatatatatatatataaatgtgtttGTTAGATAGAGATCAACAccttttattataaattataattttatctataaattatatattttaagttttatataatttatgtaaatatGTATTGGCATGTCTCATATTGTTTtagtgtattttttaaatttaaaatctgaAACGAAGTAATACATCGTTTAACATGTCCTGCATTGGtcacattttgtttttataaaattttatcataatTGATAAGtctggaaaaaataaatgaatcctaagaaccaaaccaaaaatatttcaaaaaatagtaCCGAAGCTGAACCGAAAATGATAAACTCGATTGGATCCAAAAATTTAATATCTGAAGAACCGGATTCAAACCCGACTCAAACCAAATATTCCAGGTAacctaaaatattcaaaacatcgaaaatatccaaaataaaatGGATTCAAAATTGTGTTTCTGGTTTAATAGTATTAACTAATTTTAGAAATTGATATattcttaataatatatatctCAGCTTGTAGTAAATATTATACGGTGCAGTCCAAGGTATTGTGAAATCATATTCATTTTTTCTTAAGGAAGTCATTAAGTTACTATACGCaatcttttaagaaaattaatatatcattaACGATTACAGGAGTAGGAAATAATGTTAAGTTTGTTAATATTCTTTTTTCATTGGTTAAtctgttattattttgtttcttgaatAGTTGGTTTAGGAACAAACAAATCTAATTAGTTTTTAtgctacaatatttttctaattatataCAAATGAGATTTGAAAGGCTAATATGAAATCGTTTGTTGTGCATagattttcatatttcattGAACATATTCCTTTTCATAAATTATATTCTCTTTGCAGATATGTctaaacttaaaaacaaaaaaagtttagaGTTTGTGTTTTGGGGTTTAGATCATcggtaaaaaaattagaataaacgTATATTTGTGGGTTGCTTATTGATACATTGTGATTTAAGGTTAGCTAACTTGTTTGGTATATACATTTTGTAtaactttaaaagaaaaatataaatagaaagcATGATTTGTATATACAGCTATTTGGAACTATGTAACTGATAAATCCCAATATATTCAGACTATTATAAAATTTGTTCACGTTATATGAAAGAAATTACGTAGGAGCCGCTTTTGTTTAAGTAATTAAAAATAGTGTGTACATAtagtatttcttttttttttttttttttggtaatccaGGGTTCCCCGCTTCGCGGGTCATTCCCTGGGCCCGGTCAGACAGCGGGCCGGCTTCACCCGGGAGGGTATGTCCTGAGCCCGAAGGCCCAGTACCCGCTTCGTGACATGGATGAGCAGTTCGCCTCTGGCTGGCGTCGAACCCGGAAGCATGACAATTGGTCCCCAAAGCTCTAACCAGTAGAGCTGACTCATCCCGTCCACATATAGTATTTCAATTATGGAAATGTTTGAAATGTTTAACAATTAATAGAGCAATGGCGTGCCATtgtaattaatttcaaaaaaataagggcaaaattctA includes:
- the LOC106435475 gene encoding LOW QUALITY PROTEIN: UDP-glycosyltransferase 85A1 (The sequence of the model RefSeq protein was modified relative to this genomic sequence to represent the inferred CDS: inserted 2 bases in 1 codon) — protein: MASPVVYNGEKPHVVCVPYPAQGHINPMLKVAKLLYARGFHVTFVNTVYNHNRLIRSRGPHAVKGLPSFRFESIPDGLPETDVDVTQDITALCDSTMKNCLTPFKELLQRINAGDDVPPVSCIVADGCMSFTLDAAEELGVPEILFWTTGASAFMIYLHFYLFIEKGLAPIKAEDYLTNEYLDNVIDFIPSMKNLKFKDIPSFIRTTNPDDIMLKFALRETERSKRASAIILNTFDDLDHDVIQSMNSILPPVYPVGPLHLLANREIEEGSELGNMGSNLWKEETGCLDWLDTKAPNSVVYVNFGSITVITAKQLAEFAWXKEFLWVIRPDLVAGDEAMVPPEFLTETADRRMLASWCPQEKVLCHPAIGGFLTHCGWNSTLESLCGGVPMICWPFFADQQTNCKNCCDEWEVGMEIGGDVRREEIEKVIRELMDGEKGKKMREKADEWGRLAEAATEHERGSSVVNFEKVVKVLLDRDQRNK
- the LOC106435467 gene encoding LOW QUALITY PROTEIN: UDP-glycosyltransferase 85A1 (The sequence of the model RefSeq protein was modified relative to this genomic sequence to represent the inferred CDS: inserted 1 base in 1 codon) produces the protein MESHAIDSRQKPHVAFVPYPAQGHINPMLKLAKLLHAKGIQVTFVNTVYNHNRLLRSRGPNALDGLPSFRFETIPDGLPETDVEATQDITALCESTMKNCLAPFEELLWRINARDDVPPVSCIISDDCMSFTLDAAEKLCIPHVLFWSXSACGLMAYLHFYHFIEKGLCPVKDESFLTKEYLDTAIDWIPSMKNLKLKDVPSFIRTTDRDDIMLKFTLHEVERAKRTSAIILNTFDDLEHDVIRSIQPIFSPVYSIGPLHLLANRVIEDSGEVGRMGSNLWKEEIECLAWLDTKAPDSVVYVNFGSITVTSAKQLAEFALGLAGSGKEFLWVIRPDLVAGEAAVVPPEFLVETRDRGMMASWCPQEKVLSHPAVGGFLTHCGWNSMLESLCGGVPMICWPFFAEQPTNCKFCCDEWGVGMEISENVKREEIETVVKELMDGENGRKMREKAREWRRLAEKATENKYGSSVINFETVVSKVVLRQRSED